A segment of the Candidatus Protochlamydia naegleriophila genome:
AAAGATGTCGTTCTTTTTAAAGAACACTTCAGGCTCACCTCTGATTATGCCGACATGAGCCCAGTCATTCTTCCTGCGGGTTTTACACGCGATTTCTTAGACGGGAAAGTCAATAGCTCTATCATGGAATCGCGCATTAAAGAGGCTTTTCAAAGAATTTACAGCGGCCATTCCTATACGGTTGTTGAAGGAACAGGCCACATTGGGGTGGGATCAATTGTCCAAATGAACAATGCCAAAGTAGCAGCCCTATTGGGATTGGATGTCGTGATCATCGCATCTGGCGGACTGGGCTCTGCCAACGACGAATTAGCTCTCAATATTGCCATGTGCAAGGCTCACGGGGTGAAAGTCAGGGGTGTCATCTTAAACCGCGTAATCGATGACAAGCGCTCCATGATTGAAGAGTACTTCCCAAAAGCTCTGCAGCATTTAAATATTCCATTGATCGGCTGCGTTCCCTATAATGCTTTTCTCAACACGCCTACTTTAAAAGATTTCGAACTGCTATTTCAAACCCAGCTCATCGCAGGCCATAAGCATCATTACTGTCATTTTCCCCACCATCGTCTAGTAGCTGGATCGATTGAAGCCTATTTAGAAGAGTGGCAACCCAATGAACTGATTATTACTCCTGCCAGCCGCGAAGATATTATCTTAGCAACGATTGACAAATTTCATAACGCCAAGATGGTAGGCACCCCCTCATTGCAAGGAATGATTTTAACGGGCCGTCAAGCTCCAAGCGCCTTTATCGAAACTAGCATAAAAGAGGCCAATATTCCTGCTCTTTATGCGCCTCTATGTAGCTACGATGCCATGAAAAAAATCACCTCGTTCACGGCAAAAATTAGAGGAGAGGACTTGCCCAAGATAGAGCAAGCCATCGATTTAGTTGAAAAAAATATTGATTTAGATATTTTATGCCCCCTTCAAGCAGTTAAATAAAACTGCCTCCATCTCAAATTGCGGCAAAAAGATTATTCCTGAGTGCTTTCCCAAACGCGAAATTGCTGTTCGATTTGAGAAAGAGTCTTGCGCAAGGCAGTTTCTGCATCTAATCCATTTTGAACACCTCGTTTAATCAAATCGAGCAAGTCTTGCGCAAAGACATCTTCGCTTTGAGACGGTATTGAGGCTTCTTGCCATTCAAAGCCTGCCTTTTGAAATCGTTTAATCACTTTTTGAGCACGAGCCAAAGAAGGCAGGTCTTTGGGAATTCCATCTAAAGCACTCTTAACAGAATTCTCCCCTTTTTCTTTTCTTTTAATTGCTTCCCACTGCTTTAGAACCTCGTCAGCTGTTCCTATTTTGGCTTCGGCAAAGATATGAGGATGACGCCTAATCAGTTTTTCCGCAATTTCTTGCAAGACATCTTGAAGAGAAAAGCGCCCCTCTTTTTCAGCAAGTTTGCTTAAAAAAGCCACATTAAAGCAAAGATCGCCCAATTCCTCTTTCATCTTTTCGGCATCGTCTAAGTCGATAGCCTCGACAACCTCATATGTTTCCTCGATTAAAGAACTGCGCATCGAGTGAAGAGTCTGCTCTCGATCCCACGGGCACCCATCGGGTGCAAGTAATCGTTCGATGATTGTAACCAACTTTTTAAAATCATCCATCTTTCCCCCTTTAAAATCATGAGACGAAAAGTAAAAAATTCGATAGAATATTTCGATAGTGATAAATGCGTCAAGTCAGGCCTTGGCAAATCCGGCACAAAAGGTTTGTCAGGGCTCTAAAAACAAGACCCATTTTTTGAGTACCTATCAACCGGAGACGATGGATCTTATTGCATGATTAAACAGTTTACAGCAAGCGTTTATATTCTCGATAATCAAAAAGTTCTACTGATCAAGCATCCCAAACTCAACAAGTGGCTGCCTCCAGGAGGTCATGTAGAAGACAATGAAACGCCTGTTGAGGCGGCGAGAAGGGAAGTTAAAGAAGAGACAGGCTTAGATATCGACTTTCTACCCCAAGAAAATGTATGGGTAAACTGCTGGAATGCACGCAGCTTTGAGCGCCCCTACCTCTGCTTGCTAGAAGAGATTCCTCCCTATAAAGACCAACCAGCCCATCAACACATGGATCTTGTTTACGTGGCCAAACCAGCCTCAGAACAAGTTTCACATAACTTCCAGATATTCCCCCACCACTGGTTTACTCGTTCCGATTTAGAACAGCTTAAGCCAGATTTTGATATCTTCAATGAGACTCTGCAAGTCATCAATCATTTGTTGGATACTTTTTGCATAAAAACAACGCCACCCAGCTTGATTTCGGCATCTGCAAGAACATGACCAACTACGCAAGGAATTTTTAGACATATGGCTAGAATCCCCTCAGCTCGAACGCTCCCGTTTGTCCAAAATATAAAGAGTTTTTACCAAACCATAATGATTTTGCATGCTTCAAATCCTATCCAAAACATTATAGGAACCGTAAATCTAACTTTTGGCTGCATGTCAGCAAAAAATCTCATACAAACGTTTCGCCATAACAACCAAGCAGGTCCTGCAACAACTAAAATAGCTACATGGCAAATGACAGGAATTAAAGTGATAGACTTCTGTGGAGATCTTTCATCCATTTTAAATGGCATCCAAAGCCGTCCAGCCATCTTTATCTTAAATTGGATGATAAATCGGTTCCTGTCTCCGTCAAATGCTGCACGTTTTTTTGGAGAAGCTGCACTTTTATCTAGTGAACGCATGAACTACACAATTGCAACAGCCAGTTTTTTATTGGGAATTCCTTCAACACTCAAAACAGTCTACTCATGCTATTGCTGGATGGCTGCAAACAGAAGAACGTTCTTGGCAAAAAAATCAGGAAAAGAAGAATGCCAAAATAGAAAAGGGGCAGTTGTAGCCGAAAGAAGAAAAAAAGCAACTAAATTTCCAGTTAAAGCCACAGATATCTATACAACAGGAAGAGTTGCCATGAGAACAGTCGGTGCTGCAAGTGCTCTTCTTCCTACACCTAGAAAGTAAGCGACTTCCACCATGTAAAAAAGTGATCAAAAAGAACATTTGCATCTATTTGCTTCACACAATTGCCTGTCGAACAGGTTCTCAAAATAGGACACCGCTTTTCAAAGCTTTTTCCATATGGACAGCTGCCTTGAAAGGCATGATGCAAATTTCCAAGGGGTTTATATTTATGAGCTAAAGAGGCTCCAAATATGCTATAAGTCGGAGTCGGAGTCGTTCCCGCAAGATGCAAAGGAAGGGAATCCATTGCAATCACAAGCTGCGTTTTAGACATCAAGCTTTGCAAAACAGGCAAAGGAAAGCGGTCCATGATAAGACTAGAATCTGGGAAGTTTTCTTGCAGCTTCTCCACCATCTCTTTTTCTTTTGGGGTTCCCCAAACAAACAGAAAACGTCCATCTAATTTTTTTGAAATCTGCTCCAAAAAGGCTTGAAGTATTTCTAAACTCAATTGCTTATTGTCCCAATTAGATCCAGGACACACCATAATACGCGGACCTCCTTTCAGAGAATCAACCTGCATCAGTTTTTCAAGTTTCAAAGCCTGTTTTGAGTCCACCTGTAAGGCCACTCCACTCACATCATTTATAGCCTCCCCCAAAGCGCTTTGAGCCAAAAAGAGATAATCTTCGCGGATGTTACGTCCACATGGCGGATCATAACGTTCATGCGTCAAGAAAGTATTCGGCCACTCAGGGACCGATCGCCAGCCAAACCCCACCTTTCTCAAACCATTTGCCAGGGCTGTTAAAAGACCAGACTTAATGTTTCCTTGCAAATCCAAAACAAGATCGTAGCGACACTGGCGTATCCTTTGAAGCAGTGCTCGAATCTCTTGCCAGCATTCTTTTTTCCAAATATTCGAACGCCATTTTTTAATTTGAACAGGAATAGCATGATTTAAATCGGGGTGCGCTTGTACGAGTTCGCCGAAGGATTGTTCAATCAGCCAATCAATTTGTGCATGGGGATAAAGCCGGCGCAGGTATTGCAGAACAGGAAAGGCATGTATGATATCTCCAAGCGATGAGGTTTTAATAATTAAAATCTTCATACAGCCGATCTTGTTACGAGTTAAATAATTCCTTCTGAGCCATTAAAAAATCATCTGGCAAAAGAGCTTTTAAGCGTATGCGGACATTCGTTCGAGGATGAACAAATTCAATTTCTTCGGCATGCAGCAAATAACGCTTAGCCTTATAAGGACATTCAAATCGCTTGCCATATTGATAGTCACCAAGAATCGGGTGTCCCATTTCTGAAAGATGCACCCTAATTTGATGCGTGCGTCCAGTTTTTGGCAAACACTGGATGCATGAGGCTGTTTTTCCTTTTTTTAAACACTTCCATTCAGTGCAAGCATATAAGCCATTGACTGGTTTTACCTCGCCCCAAATGGCTTGTCCAGCATACGTTCGTTTCTTACCAAGGTAGTTTTCAATCACACCCTGACTTTTTGGCATAACTCCGTCGACTAGAGCCAGATAGCTTTTATGTACAAGCAATTGCTTGAATTGCTTTACAAGGCTGTCAAAAGCCAGAGCATTTTTAGCCAGCAAGAGAACACCCGTTGTTTGGCGATCGAGGCGGTGGATTAACCGGATGGAGGGATGAGATGGTTTAAAAAGAGCGATCATCCCCTCCTCATCACACGACACACCAGCCGGTTTATCGTAAGCAAGTAAGTCCTCATCTTCAAATAGAATGCGCGTCGGTTCAACGCGGTAAGGAAATGAAACGAGCGAGGGCTCAAGGACGAGTGAGACTAGATCTCCTGTTCCCAAAAGAGTGGAAGCAAAGCGTTCCACACGCCTATTGATTCGGCAGCAATTACCCTCGATGGCTCTTTTTAAATAACGCGAAGAGTAGGTATCGCCTAAATGGCGGCTTAAAAAAGAAATCAATTTAGATCCAGATTCTTGTGGAGAGACGACCCATTCTAACACAATAGACTTCCTTTATCCATCAAGCAATCCCTTTCTTATAAGGCTGTAAATTGCTTTAAAAAACGCAAGTCATTTTCTGTAAATAGGCGGATATCTGAAATTCCTCGAAGCATCATCACTAAACGCTCTAGCCCCATTCCCCAAGCAAAACCTGAGTATTGTTCAGGATCAATGCCGCCATTTCGCAAGACTTCGGGATGAATCATGCCGGCTCCCGCAACCTCAACCCATCCAGAATGCTTGCACAACTGGCACCCTTTTCCATTACAAACCAAACAGCTGATGTCCACTTCCATACCTGGCTCGACAAAGGGAAAATAGCTTGGACGGTAACGCGTTTCAATGCTTTGCTTAAACAGCTTCTTGAGAAATTCATCCATCGTTGCCAATAAATCGGCAAAAGAAACCTGCTTATCAATGTAGACTGCCTCGACCTGATGGAAAAAAACATGTGATCGAGCCGTTATGGTTTCATTGCGGTAAACTTTTCCAGGAGCAATGATGCGGATGGGAGGCTTATTAACCTCCATTGCACGCGCTTGGATATTCGAGGTGTGCGTGCGCAATAACACGTGAGGAGAAACGTAAAAAGTATCTTGCATATCTCGAGCTGGATGCTCAGGGGGAAAGTTGAGTACTTCAAAATTATAGTAATCGGTGTCAATGTCTGGACCGTATTGAACGGAAAATCCCATTCCAGCCAAAATGTGGATGATCTGATCCATGGCCTGAGTTAATGGGTGCTTTCGTCCAACGAATTGCTGACGACCCGGCAGCGTGACATCTAAAGCTTCATGAGACAACTGCTGCTGCTCTTCTTCTGCAATCAATTTAGACTCGAGCTGCTCACAAGAAGCTGTCATGAACTCTTTTAAATCGTTGATAAATTTACCAACTACAGGCCTTTGATCTGGCTCAACATCTTTTAGCCCTTTCATTAAGTTCTGCAAGGGTCCTTTTTTACCTAGAAATTTAACTTTAACGAGCTCTAATTCTGATGAAGTATGAACTTGTTCTAGGTCTTGAATAAATTGTTGGCGAATTTCATTGATAGACTGCTGCACGGTAACGCCTCAGTAAAAGAATCAGATCGATTTTATTAAATTTAATCATCTTTGCATAGATGATGATTAGGATACCATTGGGAACGGTATGAAAATTGAGATAAAATTAAAGAGCAAAATCCTAGATTTTGCTCTTTAATTTTGAATGACTTAAAGTTTAAAACTTTAAGCTAAAGCTTCTTTTGCACATCCAACAATCGCAGCAAAACTGCTTGGATCACGGATTGCCATATCGGCAAGAACTTTTCTATCGAGTTCGCATCGCGCTATTTTTAACCCATAGATAAACTTACTATAGGAAATTCCATTAATTCTGGCAGCTGCATTAAGACGCATAATCCATAAACTACGAAAATCGCGCTTCTTCTGTTTGCGATGCGCATAATTGTACGCCATCGCGCGCATGACTGCACCACTCGTTAAGCGCAAATGGTTTTTTCGGTCTCCGACAAAACCTTTGGCTAACTTGTATAATCTCTTCTTGCGACGATGAGAAGCTACAGCATTGGTTGCTCTAACCATAGCTAGTCTCCACGTTAATCATTTTACCGTTCAGAACGGCTTTAACTTTATAATTGACTTAAACCACTGCTTAAGTCTTACTTGCTTTCCGAATGCTTTGTCTGCTGTGCAGACGTCGACCAATATAGATGAACAAGTTAAGGGACACGATAGGGAAATCCCTATCTCATTTTATAAGCACATCAGACGCTTATATGTCTTTAGATGACCATCATCTACAAGACCTGGTTGGCGTAACTGACGTTTGCGCTTAGGCGTTTTACCGGTCAATTTATGGCGTCTGCCCGGACGACTAGCCTTAAGCTTGCCTGTTGCCGTTACGCGAAACTTAGATGCAACGGCTTTGCGGGTTTTCATTTTAGGCACTGTCTTATCTCCTAAATTATTAATCGATTCAATGAGGAAGCTGGAACACCTAGTCGATAGACGGCTCTTCAGTCGTACTACTCTGCTTGGCTCCCTCTTTTTTCTTTTTCGATCCAGGCGCTAAAACAACAAGCAACATGCGACCCATCATCTTTGGAGGCGATTCAGGTGTTGAAACATCTTCTAACTCCTGACACATCTCCCGGACAATTTTTTCTCCGATCTCTGGGTGCATCATCTCTCGCCCACGAAATGTACAAGTGACCTTAACTTTATTGCCACTTGCTAAGAAATCTCGGGCGTGTCTTGTTTTCGTTTCAAGATCATGAACATCAATATTAGGCTTAAGTTTAATTTCTTTTACCTTAATCTGATGCTGTGCCTTTTTATTTTCTTTCTCTCGCTTGCTTTGATCATAACGGAATTTTCCAAAATTCATGACTTTACAAACGGGAGGGCTGGACCCTGGAACAATTTCAACTAGGTCTAATCCCTGCTCTTCAGCCATGGCTAAGGCTTCATAAAGGGCAATAATGCCCACTTGTTCGCCTGAGGCGCCAATGACTCGAACTTTTGGAGCGCGTATTTCTCTATTAACTTTCAAGCTAATCTACTCTCTCCTCTTCATAGTTAACATCCAACAACAGTTGGACGCCTGCATTCTTGGTGAATTTGATCTAAAAATTCTTCCAATTTTACTGATTCACTTTTTCCCGGCCGCTGAATTGACCGAACAGTCACAATTTTTCGCTTCACTTCCTGATCTCCTACAATGAAGAGATAAGGGATTTTTTCTTTTTCAGCTGTATGAATTTTTTCGCCCAGCTTTGTCGTTCGAAGATCCACCTTAACACGTAAGCCTTGCTCTTTGCAACGAGCTTCAATTTCTCTTACATAGGAGTGGCTAACCTCTCCTATCGCTAGGATCCTTACTTGTTCAGGTGCTAACCAAAAAGGAAAGATTCCTTCTCCTTGCTCGACCAACAAAGCGATCATGCGTTCTAGCGGCCCCAAAATCTGCCTAACGAGAATAGCTGGCAATGTTTTTGGACTTTCCCCCGCCTTTACGCTACCCTTGTCAGTATCTATCCCATGGGTGACGATTGTTAAAGCAGGACCAGCCCATTCACGCCCCATTCCATCGGCCAATTTCAATTCCAAACGAGGACCTTCGAGATTATCATCTTCCAAAAGCTCTTCTTGAAGAGGATAAAGAAGAGATTGACCTTGAACGGCTTGCCTCATCCAGTTAAGCGTTTGCCTCTCTTGCCTAAACTTAAGAGTTTTTTGCCTCGAAGCAACGAAATACCAATGAGCCTCAAAACCAAAGATTCTAATGATTTGTTCAATGAATTGCAAGGAAGAAATGAATTCTTGAGAAAGTTGTTCTCTTAAACAAAAAACTGTCGTTTGGTCAACCAGCTGACAAACCGAATCTAAAAGTCCCTCTGTTAAAGCAGATTCCTTTCTTTGATAAATCGGCGCCCATTCAAAATGCCGCACCGGCAATTCTTCTAAACTAACCTTAAGCGCCTCAAACAAGCGAATACTCTGCAGAAGACGAGAAGGACTAACCCCATACAAATCTAGCTTATACTCAAAGGGCTCTAAAGCACAAGGAAAAGCCTTCATCCGTTCATGACGGACAACCAAAGGCGTGCCAACCTTTTCAACCCTCTCTCTTTTGGAAAGCTCGTTCTCTAACCATTCTTGTAGAAGATCTGTAACTAAAGTACCCTTGGGATGCCATAGACACTCAATTTCACTCAAACTCTGCGAATAACTAAATAAATTAAGATCGACCCCAAACTTGCGATGATCTTTTCTTTTAAAATAAACTTCGTAAAGCTTTAAGAATTGCTTCAACTCCTTAGCATAAAAAAACGAGGTTCCACAAATACGGGTGACGGCAAAAGATTCACCCTCAATTTCTTGCTGCCTTGTCGACACATCCAACAACTTAACACTGCCGATTTCATCGGTCGAACCAATCATTGGAGCTGGACAGACACCATAAAACTGATCGAGCTGCATAAGTTCGATGATATTCTGCTCGCTATCCCCCGCCAATTCAGCCAAAAAAGGTTGATGGTGATGCTCGAACAGCGATTGGGCATTCTCACGCATAATGCTCAATGCCTGAACCGGGCAAGCGTCTTTTATCAAAGTACGCAAATTAACCTCGATTAAGGATAACATTCCTTCATCGACAACCTGCTCGAAAATAAAATCGTAATAAAACCCATAAGAGATGAGCCCCCCACCAACCAAGTAGGCTTGCGGGAACAACTTAGCAACGGTAAACCCCAGCAGCTCAGCCGCTGAACGTCTTTTAATTTTTAAATCGGATGATGAATGAAGAAAAGGCATATATGAATTTAAATGAGATGAGATATAGCTGACTCGAACAGCTGACCTCCACGATGTCAACGTGGCGCTCTAACCAACTGAGCTAATATCTCATCGAGTGAAGCAAAACTATACAAGAAAGACAGAGATTATTGCAATACTAAAAATGTGCACCTTAAAAAAACCGCTTAACCGAGCTAAAATAGACAACGTAAAAAACTGTCATTCAATCGGCTAAGATAATTTTCAATCATTAATAATAGTCTTTTAAAACACCTCATTTTAAAGCTTCGAAACAAGGATGAAAAGGATGAAATTGATATGCTATCATAATTGAGATCGCAACTACTCTTTTCTTCCCTGAAAAAAGGCCTTGATGGCAGCAATATTAGCCATTGAAATCCCCTTTACCCCTTTAAGCTCCTCATCACTCGCAAGCTCCACTTTTTTCAAACTCCCAAAATGGGTCAGCAAAGCCTTACGTCTGGCCGGTCCAATTCCAGGAATATCATCCAAAGCACTGCGGAGCGTCGTTTTTGAGCGACGCTTGCGGTGGAAAGAAATCGCAACCCGATGAGCTTCATCCCGAATTTTTTGCAATAAGAACAAAACGGGAGAATTCGACTTCAAAACAATCGGATCTTTCTGCTCAGGCAGAAATACCTGCTCGGCAGTCATGCCTTTATCGTGCCGACCTTGCTCTTTAGCAAGCCCAATGATGTCGACTCCAGTTACATTCAGCTCTTCAAACACCTTAAGAGCTACGTTCAATTGCCCTTTACCCCCATCGACGACGACGAGGTCAGGCAAATCATTCTCTTCTTTTGCCCTTCTATAGCGGCGCATGAGCACTTCCTGCATGGCAGCATAGTCATCAGGCTTGCTCCCAATTTTCAATCGATAGGTGCGATAGCGCTTACTATCTTTCAGGCCATTTGTAAATGCTACCATGGAAGAAACTGGCTCTGCCCCTGCAATATTAGAATTATCAAAGCACTCAATCCGGGTTGGATAGTTAGTCAGCGAAAAGCGCTCTTGCATTTCCAACAAGGTCTTTTCCCGCAAAGTCACCTCATCTTTTTGCGTTTTAAACAAAGCCTCAGCATTTGTATAGGCCATCTCTAACAGAACCTTCTTTTCACCGCGCTGAGGAACATGTAGAGTCACTTTATTTCCACGCCTCGAAGAAAGAATGTCTTCAACGGGCTGCTCATCACTCATTTTAACGGGCAGTAAAATGTCTGGCGGAATTTCACCCCTGCCGTCGTAGTGCTGCAAAAGAAAAGAGGCCAACAATTCATGATCCTCTTCGGCAATATGATTAAACTCAAAGTGGCGAGTACCGACCAATCGACCGCCCCGGAAAAGCAAGAGTGTCAGCACCACATCGTCCCCGTGGCGAAACAAACCAACCGCATCGGCATCGTGGCCCAAGGGCCGATCAACATACTGACTTTCAATCGTTTTTTCAATATAGCGAATCGTTTTTAAAATCTGATCTGCTCTTTCAAATTCAAGCTCTTGCACATAGCGCCGCATTTCATCGTGCAGATCTTTTAAAACTTCTTTATTTTGTCCACGCAAGAATTTGATCGTTCGATCTAAGTGCTGGTTGTAGTCATCTTTGGTGCATTGGGATCCACAAGGGCCCGCGCACCGCTTCATTTGATAAAGAAGGCATGGGCGAACACGGCGGGCAAACTCCTGATCGGAACATTGCCGCAAAGGAAAGAGTCGATTCAATAAGTCGAGCGTTTGGCGGGCTGCTTGAGCGCTGGTATAAGGCCCAAAGTATAACCCATCCGGCTCAGGCGATCCCTTATAGCGGACAAGCCGGACAGTCGGCCATTCATCCTTATGCGCAATTTTAAGAGCAATATAGCTTTTATCATCTTTGAGCAGCGCATTATAGCGCGGCTTATACTGTTTGATAAGATTACTTTCTAAGAGCAACGCTTCTTTTTCAGAGGTTACAACGATTGTTTCTATCAGAATGATTTTAGCAACTAAAAAAGGTATCATCAACCTGCCATCGCGGCCTGGCACAAAATACTGTTTTACCCTTTGGCGTAGATTTTTTGCCTTTCCCACATATAAAACATCACCTTGCTCATCCTTCATTAAATAAACTCCAGGCAGGGTGGGAAATAGATCGATTTTTTTAGGATCGTAGGACATAAAAAAAGACCTTAAAAGGAATGATCTTGCTTAATCTTTTGACAAAACTGTTGAAAATTAACAGCTAAATTATGCCAGCACTTTGCAAGATTCTTACGCAGTCTTGTCTCCTCCACTATGCGTAAAATCGTCTTTGCTTCTGCTTTGGCAACCTTAGAAGCGAGTTGAATTAAATTAGAACTAATGACATCAACCCAGCTCTTAAACTGGCGGCCATTGATGTTAACAGCAGACAGGGCATTATTGATTCGAGGTAATCTTTCCGAAGCCAGCCCTTGTGTAATGAGCCTGCGCCTTTCTTGAACTGTTAAAGATTTAGAAACAGGCGCAAACTCTTCCTCTTCCTCTTCAATCTGATTAATATCAGCTTCAGAAGAAAAAGCCGGCTCATGCTCAGTGTAAGAAGTGATTTTTTCAGTCCCTCTTGCTATCGGGACAAATCCTGGATTCATTTGCAACTCGCTCCTAGCAATAATAAATTTTTTTGCTAGCTTCTCTCTTAAGCTTAAATGAAACCCTCCAAATCAAGGATTACAAGAAGCAAATTGTAGCATTTTGATCAAATGCAAAAACCTACCATTGCAGGGAGTCATAATTTCTGCAATTCCCAAATTTATGCTACTCTACATTAATAGTTTATCACCCTAAAGGATTAGTTTCAATAGGGTGACCTTAAATGCATAAATTGAGCCTGCCTTATTCGTTCTCCGCTAACATTGGCAATCCACTCTTTGCCTGCTTTTCTTGCAGAGCAAGCTGTCCGCAAGCAGCCCCAATATCATCCCCTTTCGTATAACGGCAGGTATTGACGATATGCGATCCAAACAATACACTGCGGAACTGCTTAATCACTTTTTTCTCGGGGCGCTTTAATCTCAATCCTGGGACTGGATTATACGGAATGAGATTGACTGTGCATTGCTTCCCTTTCAATAAATGTGCCAACTCATGCGCGTGATCGGGATGATCATTGATTCCAGCCAATAGAGTATATTCAAATGTAATGTCCCGCTTTGTCTTTTGCGCATATTCATCCATCGCAGCCAAAATATCTTCTAATGGATACTTTCGAGCATAAGGAATGATCTTTTTGCGGATATGCTGATTTGGCGCATGCAAAGATAAAACTAAATTAACTTTC
Coding sequences within it:
- the mazG gene encoding nucleoside triphosphate pyrophosphohydrolase, with amino-acid sequence MDDFKKLVTIIERLLAPDGCPWDREQTLHSMRSSLIEETYEVVEAIDLDDAEKMKEELGDLCFNVAFLSKLAEKEGRFSLQDVLQEIAEKLIRRHPHIFAEAKIGTADEVLKQWEAIKRKEKGENSVKSALDGIPKDLPSLARAQKVIKRFQKAGFEWQEASIPSQSEDVFAQDLLDLIKRGVQNGLDAETALRKTLSQIEQQFRVWESTQE
- the infC gene encoding translation initiation factor IF-3, which translates into the protein MKVNREIRAPKVRVIGASGEQVGIIALYEALAMAEEQGLDLVEIVPGSSPPVCKVMNFGKFRYDQSKREKENKKAQHQIKVKEIKLKPNIDVHDLETKTRHARDFLASGNKVKVTCTFRGREMMHPEIGEKIVREMCQELEDVSTPESPPKMMGRMLLVVLAPGSKKKKEGAKQSSTTEEPSID
- the waaC gene encoding lipopolysaccharide heptosyltransferase I, which codes for MKILIIKTSSLGDIIHAFPVLQYLRRLYPHAQIDWLIEQSFGELVQAHPDLNHAIPVQIKKWRSNIWKKECWQEIRALLQRIRQCRYDLVLDLQGNIKSGLLTALANGLRKVGFGWRSVPEWPNTFLTHERYDPPCGRNIREDYLFLAQSALGEAINDVSGVALQVDSKQALKLEKLMQVDSLKGGPRIMVCPGSNWDNKQLSLEILQAFLEQISKKLDGRFLFVWGTPKEKEMVEKLQENFPDSSLIMDRFPLPVLQSLMSKTQLVIAMDSLPLHLAGTTPTPTYSIFGASLAHKYKPLGNLHHAFQGSCPYGKSFEKRCPILRTCSTGNCVKQIDANVLFDHFFTWWKSLTF
- a CDS encoding NUDIX hydrolase; amino-acid sequence: MIKQFTASVYILDNQKVLLIKHPKLNKWLPPGGHVEDNETPVEAARREVKEETGLDIDFLPQENVWVNCWNARSFERPYLCLLEEIPPYKDQPAHQHMDLVYVAKPASEQVSHNFQIFPHHWFTRSDLEQLKPDFDIFNETLQVINHLLDTFCIKTTPPSLISASART
- a CDS encoding phosphotransacetylase family protein — translated: MKNAIFIAATGQNVGKTTLCLGIIAAMHKRFPDIGFIKPVGQQHVKVYDNLNVDKDVVLFKEHFRLTSDYADMSPVILPAGFTRDFLDGKVNSSIMESRIKEAFQRIYSGHSYTVVEGTGHIGVGSIVQMNNAKVAALLGLDVVIIASGGLGSANDELALNIAMCKAHGVKVRGVILNRVIDDKRSMIEEYFPKALQHLNIPLIGCVPYNAFLNTPTLKDFELLFQTQLIAGHKHHYCHFPHHRLVAGSIEAYLEEWQPNELIITPASREDIILATIDKFHNAKMVGTPSLQGMILTGRQAPSAFIETSIKEANIPALYAPLCSYDAMKKITSFTAKIRGEDLPKIEQAIDLVEKNIDLDILCPLQAVK
- a CDS encoding RluA family pseudouridine synthase yields the protein MLEWVVSPQESGSKLISFLSRHLGDTYSSRYLKRAIEGNCCRINRRVERFASTLLGTGDLVSLVLEPSLVSFPYRVEPTRILFEDEDLLAYDKPAGVSCDEEGMIALFKPSHPSIRLIHRLDRQTTGVLLLAKNALAFDSLVKQFKQLLVHKSYLALVDGVMPKSQGVIENYLGKKRTYAGQAIWGEVKPVNGLYACTEWKCLKKGKTASCIQCLPKTGRTHQIRVHLSEMGHPILGDYQYGKRFECPYKAKRYLLHAEEIEFVHPRTNVRIRLKALLPDDFLMAQKELFNS
- the pheS gene encoding phenylalanine--tRNA ligase subunit alpha codes for the protein MQQSINEIRQQFIQDLEQVHTSSELELVKVKFLGKKGPLQNLMKGLKDVEPDQRPVVGKFINDLKEFMTASCEQLESKLIAEEEQQQLSHEALDVTLPGRQQFVGRKHPLTQAMDQIIHILAGMGFSVQYGPDIDTDYYNFEVLNFPPEHPARDMQDTFYVSPHVLLRTHTSNIQARAMEVNKPPIRIIAPGKVYRNETITARSHVFFHQVEAVYIDKQVSFADLLATMDEFLKKLFKQSIETRYRPSYFPFVEPGMEVDISCLVCNGKGCQLCKHSGWVEVAGAGMIHPEVLRNGGIDPEQYSGFAWGMGLERLVMMLRGISDIRLFTENDLRFLKQFTAL
- the rpmI gene encoding 50S ribosomal protein L35, whose translation is MPKMKTRKAVASKFRVTATGKLKASRPGRRHKLTGKTPKRKRQLRQPGLVDDGHLKTYKRLMCL
- a CDS encoding His/Gly/Thr/Pro-type tRNA ligase C-terminal domain-containing protein, whose product is MPFLHSSSDLKIKRRSAAELLGFTVAKLFPQAYLVGGGLISYGFYYDFIFEQVVDEGMLSLIEVNLRTLIKDACPVQALSIMRENAQSLFEHHHQPFLAELAGDSEQNIIELMQLDQFYGVCPAPMIGSTDEIGSVKLLDVSTRQQEIEGESFAVTRICGTSFFYAKELKQFLKLYEVYFKRKDHRKFGVDLNLFSYSQSLSEIECLWHPKGTLVTDLLQEWLENELSKRERVEKVGTPLVVRHERMKAFPCALEPFEYKLDLYGVSPSRLLQSIRLFEALKVSLEELPVRHFEWAPIYQRKESALTEGLLDSVCQLVDQTTVFCLREQLSQEFISSLQFIEQIIRIFGFEAHWYFVASRQKTLKFRQERQTLNWMRQAVQGQSLLYPLQEELLEDDNLEGPRLELKLADGMGREWAGPALTIVTHGIDTDKGSVKAGESPKTLPAILVRQILGPLERMIALLVEQGEGIFPFWLAPEQVRILAIGEVSHSYVREIEARCKEQGLRVKVDLRTTKLGEKIHTAEKEKIPYLFIVGDQEVKRKIVTVRSIQRPGKSESVKLEEFLDQIHQECRRPTVVGC
- the rplT gene encoding 50S ribosomal protein L20, encoding MVRATNAVASHRRKKRLYKLAKGFVGDRKNHLRLTSGAVMRAMAYNYAHRKQKKRDFRSLWIMRLNAAARINGISYSKFIYGLKIARCELDRKVLADMAIRDPSSFAAIVGCAKEALA